Below is a window of Plasmodium brasilianum strain Bolivian I chromosome 14, whole genome shotgun sequence DNA.
CTTTCTCCACCTTTTCGAGGCTGActattataaatgaaaacaaagaGTTCGAAATACTgtttaatataattcatccgtatatatatagtacatATGTATCAAATATGGTTGCACACATTGTAGACTCACCTAGCGTAAATATTAGTGAGTgctttttacaatatatattgtacacattatataatatatatttgcaaaataaaaatgtgctttttttttatttcattatttacaaaaatttgaagaaaataaggaataatataattaacacAATAGATATCTTAATTGAATGGAAAATtgcaaaatttataaaaaaaaaatatacaactgttataacaaattttaaatgtcTTAGACGATTTTTACTTAACATAAGTGATCGTAACActattgaaaattttgtatattttattttaacatacTTACATAATCAGTTAATTACTATTTGCCCAAATAAATTGGACATTGAATTTATATCttatagaaaagaaaataatttatttgaattttctttttttatttatttatcaatGCAAGATTTGtgtgaaaaaaagaacagatcttttttttctaattataacactcaaaaaattaaaagtattcTTAAGAATGAACAAGTGGGTATATTCGACATTtatatagtattatattacattaccAACTGCAATTGTGacaattatgtaaaattaaaatttattttactcacACTGATTAAAAGCGCACTTTCGCCTGACTTGTTCATGCAACATGGGGAAATTTTGTTCAGCAAATGGGGAGAAGCGGTTAAGAAGAAAATGAGAATTTCAAAGGGAGATTTGTCAAGTGGGCATACAGAAGATGCAAATTTGGATGGGGTTAATGTGGGAGTGACTAATATAGGAGGAGCTAATACACGAAGAGATCGTGTGGTAAATGAGAACAGTGGTACAAACAAGGAAGAACATCTACCCACGCAAGGAGAAATCTCAGTGCATGTTTCGAATTTGCTTACAAGTAATGACACATTGATAGAagaattcataaaaaaagagacGTTTTATAATCTCGCGTAcatttttaaacatatatacgcgTGTTGTTATACCATAATTAATAACAAAAGGGAATATTGCGTAAAATTTGACTCGTATGAACATGTTGATGTTGAAAATACGACGTATAATTACAATTATTGCTACTACAGTGATGTAATTATGAATGattgtaattttttgatTGCTCCTACAACTGATGAGAcgattaataaaaattatgttattgTTGTAGCTCTACtgatacatatgcatattattagtattaaCGATATATGGAGTTGTCATCTGTTAAGGCTTGTTGAGcatagtaatttttttcaaattttaaattttttaaaaattaaaaagaagaacgttcttttttatttaaccaTATcgagttttttaaaaataaattatcagTCTATGTTCAAATTTACAAAACTTCAAAAAGATATTTCTGCTGAGAAAGAATGCTGTCCTGCAGACTTCCTATATTACgtgcatttttataaatacaagaTGAAGcaagaatatttttcaaaaataaatttattgagGAAAAATTTGAtggaatataattttaatgaaaacaaaatagtacATCTTATGTGTCTCCATTTAAtggatattaaaaaatatataatcaaGCTGCCATTGAATGTTTTAAAGAGTGTATtcaaaaacatttttaagtaTTTGTCTTCACCTATTCATGATgttaaaaaaagcataagtgaatattttagaaatatgTGTTTAAGAATTGCCTTTTATACGTTCGAGTTAATTTTCATCATATCATCGTACATTTACTATTCAGGTCAAGTACAAAATAAacaagaatataataaaaagttttacatattttcctttttttttaacttaattgatgtgtacataaaatttgttgaaaaatataataaaaagaacaacACGTtcgtattttcttttctgaACTACCAGTTTGTGcaagcattttttttgttttttgatTATACATATTGTGTTACCGTTTTGAGTACCCACTTGAATGACAATGCAGGAAAGGAAGCGCAGATTGGAGAAGGGTACTGTCACTGCTTCTACCACAGCCGCTGCTTTGAATGTGAAAAGAGGGTTAAATGCACAAATGATATTACTTTGCTGAgtaatgagaaaaaaaaaaggaaagaccaaattttttttttgaaaaaatttacagATATTCGttttatacaaaatgaaTCGCATTCAGAGTTACCAGCAAATAGTCTAACACTTATTGAAGACTTAAACTACCACATGTACAgttataacaaaattatggAGACacatagaaataataaaaacgcaaaggaaaaaaaaatttctgaCTTGTTCAGGAAATATGGAACTTTTAACGAATATTACtcgaataatattatttcgataattttaaaatttattaacaataataaagttgaaataaattgttatttttacaCTCTATTGCTCTATGCTGTAGCTAAATTGCACCTGTCCCAGAGCTATCGATACAGGGAAATTAACTACTTAACTTTTTTGCATCTTTTACCATGGAAAAATTGCCTCgatttttgtataaaaaatagtcaATTaagttgttttttttttcaaaaattttatgaatgtgttcataatttattgCCAGAAATTGTCATTGAGCATTTTCATGATGATATTCATTTCACACACATATCTGGAAAAACGGAAAATTTAATGCGCTATTTTATAatggaaagaaaagaagGAGAAAATTTTCAAGGAGGAATATATCCTTATGACAGAAAGAACAATTTTAATGGGGAATGTAATTCCAAGGGCAAAGAGGGCACTATTGGGGGGCATAGTAactcatatattattttagaaaAGGAGCAACAACATGATAGTGAGCTGGATTTCTCTAATTTTGAGTGtacaaatttatatgaacaaataataCGTGGAAAGGAAGTGATAAaggtattatttttttctgaaaattACAAGTATACGAATGTAtactatttaaataaaatatttaaaagtaatttattaaaaaattgtatattaatAACTACTTTtgttaatgtatattttttgaaaagacAGGAACAACAACtgagtaataataattttattgatatCATTCAGAGTTTGTTTGATGAACATGTGACTTCATATTACATTTCTATATTTCAAAACCcattgaatttttttttaaaatgttcaaCAAAGTTTTGTAAGCTGTTAGTTGAATACGATTATATGgataatgtaatattttttatttttacgaaATTGTATAATTACTTATCTTTAATGCCCCCTAAGATCTCAATGGACGACTTCCTACCGATAAATGTAGAGGACATAACATCACTTCAAGAAACAGCTATAGCACAATTTGTGCTAAACCTGAGGGAGGGAAACATAAAGGAGCAgggggaaaaagaaaaggaggaGGTGCTTCGAAACGACAAAACATACAATGCATACAATACATACAAACCATACATACCATACAATACAGAGCAATGTGATGGTGTAACAGACATGACAGTAGAAGGAAACAAgaacagtaacagtaatagcAATTGTAGTGAAATGGGAAAGAAggagaataaaatttttgatgacgtagttttttttttaaaaaaaatgcatatactAGTAAGGACCTTTAATCCAAACTGCTTAAATAGTTTGTGTGAATCGGGATTTAATGTAAAGAGcgcattttatttatctttttaccTAACTCCAACAATTTTtacgaatatatttttttatttaaacaatAACATAATGGCTAttgttaatgaaaattttaacgTAGAAGAcaacttaaaatattatgaacatattCATGTAAATAAGCGAACGGATGAACATGCATTAGACCCATATAACATAATCGACAAAACATTGTTTTATCTGCAAAttgttgttttttatttaattgttaATGCAAATAATAAGTTAATGGATATTTCAAATTATACGCAAAATGTGTGCACATATTTCACAAATTGcttacaaatacatataaaaccGCACATAGATAAGTTTATTATTTCTGTTCTACCAATCATgctacaatatttttatttctttccgTTATTCATACCTTCCGCGCTGTCATATTTGACGCAAATCCCGAATTACGATAATGAGTTCTCCGAAGAAATTGCCAGGTTTGAGAAGAAAATAAGACGAATACTTGAAGTTTCGTATAAGTTTGGATCGGAGCGGAAGGCTTCATCGTGATACGGTAATTAGGgtgattttttttagttttttttttttttttttttttctagctatttttaataaatatatataacaaattttaatttttctagctatttttaataaatatatatataacaaattttaatttttctagcCATTTTTGACCTTTTTTTGGCTTTTTAGCAAACTGATACGAAAGATACGAAAAGGTTTGCGAcatgattatatatacatggcatatatatttaaatgtatacaatACAAAACAAGAGTTGGATGTACGTTTGTAGGAATTAATAAGCAGGAAAAGAGTGCACGTAAAATTTGCACGAATTATACGCAAAACTGTTAAGAAATTAACGTAAAAGTAAAAGCGGTAAACAAATATCAGTggaaatttaattaaagcgtaatatgtaaaaaggaaaaaattaaaaagaaaaaaaaaaggatgacAAAGTAAAGCAAAAAGGGGATGAACAAATGAAGAATACAATTACGTAAAGCGGTGATAAAGTAAAATGGTGGAGAATCAATTTGGTGAAAAACGGAATATGTGCAAAAAGCACAGCTCTCACTGCTATGCCTGCTGCTGAATAATTTCCGCCAACTCCCCTTGCGTCTTAACATCAGTACAACTGCATTTATAGACGACTTCCCCCTTGGATATAACGTATATAAAATCACAACACGACAGGGTACTAGCATCATGAGCAATAATTAAGAcggtaatatttttaaaataatttttgatgATATACTCAAATGATTTAATATCACTTGAGAAAAAGTTattcaatttattattatctaaacataaatttaaaacagGCATTTCATCAATTAACACTAATTTGTACTTGTGCCTGTTTAGGAAAATTCGAACTAAGGATAAGTAACGTATACAATCATCTGATAAGGAAATGAAGTTATCTGGATTGGCAATATTTtgatctttattttttttcttgataTTCATCTTTATCatattcatcattttcatcttcatgttcatttttgtgttcacttttttattttttagttcattaattacatttgttttttttccttctgcCGGTgtttctccttttttcttctttttctgtttatgtatatacttatcCAAGTCATTGTATGTCAAGTTTATTCctattaatttaaaagcATCTACAATATCGTCATCCGAAAAATTCTGATAAGGATCAATAAACGTCCTTATATTCCaatgtaaaaagaaaaaggatgATTGAGGTAACACACCAATAatgtttttcctttcttcTAAGCTAAAGGATCTTATATTTCTTCCTTCAATTGTTATATTTCCTCTAGTTGTTGGTATTAAACCTAGGATAGATAAAATGGTTGTACTTTTACCTGCACCTGATTTACCTACTATTCCTATTTTTTGATACTTAagagcatatatattaatatttcgtAAACAAGACTTTTCATCAGCATAGTAGTACATATTCCTCGTTCTGtcaatataaattttttttttgtaacttACAAAAACATTTTCAAAATGAATTCCGTATTTCTTTTTAGACTCGTCTTCAGTAACTATATAAGAAACCATCGTCGTCTCTTCATTAGGAGAAATTGACGACAATTCTCTTGTAGACACAGAGGAGTCGTTTACTTTTCCACTACAGCTACTACTATTCCTTTGTTTCTTTCCATTCACTTGGATTTTACCGCCACTACCACCAccactgctactactactgctactacccTTTGTCGTTGTAATAGAGTTACTAAAATTTGCTTCTACCTCATGGTCCTTATCATCGAAGAAAACCTTTTCCTTAATCATTTTAGAGCATTCTTCTAATCTCTGTGTACTACACATTTCCTTTTCAACATGGgtataatcatatattaatcCCTTTATTATAAAACCAAGACTGCATGAAAAGGTGATACAGTAACCAATGGTACTCGCGTTCTTTTCATTTGACATATTACTACTCATGGTGCTACTGTTCATTGTACTGCTATTCATCGTGCTGTTATTCAtcatattatcatttaacATGGTACTGTTCTGGGTACTATCAGCGTTCATCATGACAGTATCCATTCCATtgctaaaattattattagtagcaagtgaaaaaaacaaatatggGTATACAATATAAAAGGAGGTCAAAAGTAATACAATCAGTTGAACGTATAGAGATGCCCAAATAGTAAGAGACCATTTAAATAAACAGAAATTCCTAAAGGCATATATGCGGTCTTCATATGATTTTAAGAAatagctattttttttatatatattgattaTATCTTTACCTAGTAAGGTATTACTATAAATAGTACAAAGAGGTGAATGTGAACATAAATACCCTCTCTGCGCTTCTTTACAACCacttgaatattttttgaaaacataataataaattattaacatgacaaagggaaaaacaaaaacagtATGTTTAActaaataatttaacaaaCATACAGTAAacaaaaaacgaaaaaaggTATAACAAGTTTTATAAAATCTTTTAATTATTCCATTATCTAATACATTAATATCTGTAATAAatctatttattatatttcctaaattgttattataaaatgcaTGTATTGGTGCATATAAAATACTATATAACACTTCTGTATGAACTTTTTTAGCTGATGATACAATACCATGTGCTATTAACATAAAAGAAGTTAATGTTGTTACTAAAGATACGGATggtaataatacaaaatatttcaaatacataaattgttgttttaatatttctgcATCGTTTTCATCTCCACTTCTCAACAAGGTACTAGCTAAAAACagtaatacattttttatctcatccaaaaatattgataaaaacataaaaacaataattactattattaatgattttcctaatttgttaaaatacCATGTAAATGTATCTAATTTTATGTTTCCCTTGAATCGTCCTTCATCTTCATTTTCATTCCTGTCAATATTATTCTCatcatatatgtaataataattttttaattgtgcCTGTAGAAATGTGcacacatttttaaattcatgtTCATATATCTCTTCATTCTTATCaaatgatttattaaaatctGTTTCTTTCTTCACTAAAATTTCCgtataattattaatcaTACTATTCTTCTTACTAAGGTTACTACTAACTGGGTTGCCCACTTTTTTTAACTCCAATTCGTTATCTATGTAATTCTGTGAAATGGTCGAGTATCCCCTCGTGTAATTTCCCAAATCGCTGTTTGTTGGCtcaattttaaatgaataaatcgTCTTAAACTGTTTTAATaccataaattttttatatttcacatTACTTTTGCTTATAATCAGCTTTCCCTTTGCATTtgcttctttttcattaaataaaaaatccaTGTCTTTTAACaaaacttcttttttttttttttttcgagcttttttttctttttcgaaattttttccccttctGAACTGTTCAGgtctttttcaatttttatatcattttttttcatataatcaAACACGTCCCCCAAATATTGTAATGAATTGTTCCCTAATTTGTACACATCAACTTTATATTGAAGATCACTAATGATGTCATCTATTAAAAAACTATTCCATATATTTTCGTTcattgttaataaaaaaccGCAGTTTTTCTTAAAATGTTCTATTTCCTTCTTAtcacaaaataaattataaaatatgtctTTCGCATTACACGGATCTAAGGCACTAAAAACATCATCAAATAAGTACAGATAGGACATGTTATGCTCCTTTAAACAGGTGCCCACAGATTCATCAACAAAAATGGGGATTTCCTCCCCATTCCCCTcctcttcttccttttctcCATTAgcaaaattttcctttttactcTTATCTTTTCCAGTTTGAACGGTGCAATCAAAATTTTGCGCACCTCCGTATATACCATTATTGTTGAGAGTTCCGTTTGTAGTATTGCAGCTATAATTTGTTGATAAATCTGTATCATGATGTTTTTCCCTGCATTCATTATtctctttattatttgtgttatcggtatgatatatattactgGTAGTATTAAATGCATCTATCCGCTCTGTAGTTCCATCATCGACATGTATTGAATTAAGTTTAGAATGAtccttttcaaaatttacTTTGTTCCGTTGTAATTTTCGATCATAACTTTTCCTCTTTTCATGttcaataaataaatcattcatatgtatataatgatGATACAAAGCCCTTGCTAAACATATTCTTGCCTTCTGTCCTTTACTTAAACTATGTTCATCATTGACATATCTCATATCTTTCTTCTTAAATGAAAGTATATCATGTAACAACTTACTCTGTACTActgttttataataaatagatGGTATGTACCTATTACCAAATGTAATCATCGATCTTACTGTCCCTACTGATACCCAATGAAATTGTGGTACATACAAAACTGGcatatcatataaaaaatttttcacaTAATAACCTCCTTCTGAAATCTTAAATTTTCCTAaaattgaattaaaaaataatgttttacCTGAACCAACATTACCTATAATTATTGCTATtgtattgttttttaatgttaGATTTATGTTTTTCAACGAGTTACTCTTTCCCATGTTGCGGCTTATTCTACTCGGATCAAAGCTGCAATTCTGAAGTTTTATAATGATACTGCTGTCTGTTTCTTCTGCTGATGTTCCTGCCGATTCTCCTCCGTGTACTTTCCCCTCGTGTTCACTTCTAATCCTTTCATTACTGTATTTCTTTTCCCCATTTCCTGTGCTACCCCGATGGTTCCTTTCTAAATAGGTTATCGATGCGTTTTTACTTAAACAATGAGCATTCGGGATCAAACCGTAACTACTGTGCTTTGAACTAATTATCGCTTCTTCATCTTGCACCAGGGGACCCACAGTTTTCTGCCTTTCTgggaaaaatagaaattttaaaaaatttgttaaatttttttttttatattgcatgttcatatttttcctgaactgttcataatttttccctttcccattttttgaaaaattctGAACAAACAAATTGTAGCTGCTAATTGTGTTCTCAGCATTGTTACGGTTGTCACTGTGGTAGTTACTGCTACCGCTACCTCTGTTCAAGGGACACTTCGAATAGTGCAAAACCTCGCCCGCATGCATATAATGATGAATGTACCTATTTATACGCCCAATGTTTATGGATCCTTCcagtaaattattaattatactaGGCATGTTAGACATACCAGAAATCAAGgatttataaagaaaaagaggagTAATTATAGAACTAACATTAATTGGTTTACTACTGTTTAATTCAcctcttataaaaaaaaaaaatatagctaCTTCAACAGCATTAAAAGAAACGGTATTAATGTAATTACTTAACGAGTTCAGGTAAACTCGAATTTTGCAAAACTTCATCTCTTTTATTCTGTAATAGTTAATATAATCAAAAGCAATAGATTCCCaattgaaaattttcattaatttatattctttcAAAACATGATGCATGTTACTGATTCGCATATCTctatatttcaaatattttcgTTTAAATAAACTAGATGAAAATTGAAAGATAAACATTAAACTATACAAAAACACTATTAAAAGAATGCCATGTATCACTGATTCACCACCCATTCGAtgataaaacatataaaaggATATAGAAAACTTAATTAACATGTTTGTTACATCTACTGCAGAGCTTACatagtatattaaaaaaggcGTATCCACAAACattatattgtaaatatttatatcacatgcatcattttcatttttctcttcttccAATGATTCATCCGCTTCTTTTCTGTAATCATACTCAGTAGTAATATGTCCACTATCTTCCTCTGACCAATCCTTGTTACTATTTCTCTTGTTTGAGTTCATATTATCTCTATTTAAGTATCTACTATTCCCATTTTCAATacaattattactatttatattattacttgaGCTTCTTTCCCTATATGACAAGTATTGtttatattccttttcaAACTTGGCACTTTCATCTTCACTTCCACTATAAACATTTAAAGTAATATCAAAATTACTACCTCTTTTCTTCTCACTTGCGTCACTCACTTCGTCGGTTCGTGCTTGTCTGGAAAAATTGCTCTCGCTAACACTATAGGcgtatttattatatgtatcaCCCCTTTTAATTTCTATCGTGTAGTCGTCTTCTCCTTTTTCCTTTGCATCATCTTCTGCAAAAATGGCATGCTCTCCTGTTGCTATACCTGCTTCTGCTTCTGCTTCTGCATCTTTTTCtcttacatttttatgttcaACCTGTTTGCTAAATTTTGAACTGCATATATCGACACCACCGTATTCTACGCGAGATATGTACTCACTAGTGGCTATCTGGTCCTTAATGTATACATCTTTTTTGTCCAAACTACGACGACTTGCATTAGGTTTGTAGTCTATATGGTTATCACTGTCAATGCTATAACGAAATAACGAATTAGTAATAGAGTTCGTATATCTACCAAgattaattttgtataaaaaatacattatcgTTATctccatatttattttccatcTATAATCGCAGAAGGTTAACATAGCATCAAAAAAAAGATCTAAACCAATTACTAATATTACAATGAAACCAAAGAGTATATTTGAATATCTTTGTATAACTGGTAATGATAGTGTCTTATgcccttttattattaatatataattttctatacATAGTgcaacaaaaattaaaaatatattatgcagaatatgaaaaaaagcaATACATATCAGTGGCACTTTAAATGTTTCTATCAAGGATAAAGTAATTCCTCGGTGCTGGAAAactttttcttcctcttcgTCTACTTCTACTGCTGCTTCTACTTCTACTTTCactccttttttctttttccttatgTTTTTCGTCCCACCTGTGTTTGATTCATCATCATGTTTGTATAAACAACTGTGTGGTCTATCCTTTGTAACAAGGAACCTATTAGAcaagctattttttttttttttttt
It encodes the following:
- a CDS encoding hypothetical protein (conserved Plasmodium protein), which produces MHMIELIENRKFKVIQKRVKAEKLEDFFFCFLRYNNLYKGKNRYVLEIWKSITNENKQYYRYKDFTFVNFKYVCDNLTCISKKKNKDSQYEVVTPSKVCEKWNADTKAIVHVFLVQLFHIVLYNAEISKRGYEGIAVDVDINSSEGKVEDPHGTQSANLNESVIGKKGGQNIENRENYENKQNNENYQNRENSECSSLTSEAFSTFSRLTIINENKEFEILFNIIHPYIYSTYVSNMVAHIVDSPSVNISECFLQYILYTLYNIYLQNKNVLFFYFIIYKNLKKIRNNIINTIDILIEWKIAKFIKKKYTTVITNFKCLRRFLLNISDRNTIENFVYFILTYLHNQLITICPNKLDIEFISYRKENNLFEFSFFIYLSMQDLCEKKNRSFFSNYNTQKIKSILKNEQVGIFDIYIVLYYITNCNCDNYVKLKFILLTLIKSALSPDLFMQHGEILFSKWGEAVKKKMRISKGDLSSGHTEDANLDGVNVGVTNIGGANTRRDRVVNENSGTNKEEHLPTQGEISVHVSNLLTSNDTLIEEFIKKETFYNLAYIFKHIYACCYTIINNKREYCVKFDSYEHVDVENTTYNYNYCYYSDVIMNDCNFLIAPTTDETINKNYVIVVALLIHMHIISINDIWSCHLLRLVEHSNFFQILNFLKIKKKNVLFYLTISSFLKINYQSMFKFTKLQKDISAEKECCPADFLYYVHFYKYKMKQEYFSKINLLRKNLMEYNFNENKIVHLMCLHLMDIKKYIIKLPLNVLKSVFKNIFKYLSSPIHDVKKSISEYFRNMCLRIAFYTFELIFIISSYIYYSGQVQNKQEYNKKFYIFSFFFNLIDVYIKFVEKYNKKNNTFVFSFLNYQFVQAFFLFFDYTYCVTVLSTHLNDNAGKEAQIGEGYCHCFYHSRCFECEKRVKCTNDITLLSNEKKKRKDQIFFLKKFTDIRFIQNESHSELPANSLTLIEDLNYHMYSYNKIMETHRNNKNAKEKKISDLFRKYGTFNEYYSNNIISIILKFINNNKVEINCYFYTLLLYAVAKLHLSQSYRYREINYLTFLHLLPWKNCLDFCIKNSQLSCFFFQKFYECVHNLLPEIVIEHFHDDIHFTHISGKTENLMRYFIMERKEGENFQGGIYPYDRKNNFNGECNSKGKEGTIGGHSNSYIILEKEQQHDSELDFSNFECTNLYEQIIRGKEVIKVLFFSENYKYTNVYYLNKIFKSNLLKNCILITTFVNVYFLKRQEQQLSNNNFIDIIQSLFDEHVTSYYISIFQNPLNFFLKCSTKFCKLLVEYDYMDNVIFFIFTKLYNYLSLMPPKISMDDFLPINVEDITSLQETAIAQFVLNLREGNIKEQGEKEKEEVLRNDKTYNAYNTYKPYIPYNTEQCDGVTDMTVEGNKNSNSNSNCSEMGKKENKIFDDVVFFLKKMHILVRTFNPNCLNSLCESGFNVKSAFYLSFYLTPTIFTNIFFYLNNNIMAIVNENFNVEDNLKYYEHIHVNKRTDEHALDPYNIIDKTLFYLQIVVFYLIVNANNKLMDISNYTQNVCTYFTNCLQIHIKPHIDKFIISVLPIMLQYFYFFPLFIPSALSYLTQIPNYDNEFSEEIARFEKKIRRILEVSYKFGSERKASS
- a CDS encoding ABC transporter C family member 2; translated protein: MSWKKGKGYNGLSQGSLIKNISWFHFVTFSWVRNLLKDIKKNEDFKLPKIDENTAIEYYTYRLTENLKKGKFQKKKKKKKNSLSNRFLVTKDRPHSCLYKHDDESNTGGTKNIRKKKKGVKVEVEAAVEVDEEEEKVFQHRGITLSLIETFKVPLICIAFFHILHNIFLIFVALCIENYILIIKGHKTLSLPVIQRYSNILFGFIVILVIGLDLFFDAMLTFCDYRWKINMEITIMYFLYKINLGRYTNSITNSLFRYSIDSDNHIDYKPNASRRSLDKKDVYIKDQIATSEYISRVEYGGVDICSSKFSKQVEHKNVREKDAEAEAEAGIATGEHAIFAEDDAKEKGEDDYTIEIKRGDTYNKYAYSVSESNFSRQARTDEVSDASEKKRGSNFDITLNVYSGSEDESAKFEKEYKQYLSYRERSSSNNINSNNCIENGNSRYLNRDNMNSNKRNSNKDWSEEDSGHITTEYDYRKEADESLEEEKNENDACDINIYNIMFVDTPFLIYYVSSAVDVTNMLIKFSISFYMFYHRMGGESVIHGILLIVFLYSLMFIFQFSSSLFKRKYLKYRDMRISNMHHVLKEYKLMKIFNWESIAFDYINYYRIKEMKFCKIRVYLNSLSNYINTVSFNAVEVAIFFFFIRGELNSSKPINVSSIITPLFLYKSLISGMSNMPSIINNLLEGSINIGRINRYIHHYMHAGEVLHYSKCPLNRGSGSSNYHSDNRNNAENTISSYNLFVQNFSKNGKGKNYEQFRKNMNMQYKKKNLTNFLKFLFFPERQKTVGPLVQDEEAIISSKHSSYGLIPNAHCLSKNASITYLERNHRGSTGNGEKKYSNERIRSEHEGKVHGGESAGTSAEETDSSIIIKLQNCSFDPSRISRNMGKSNSLKNINLTLKNNTIAIIIGNVGSGKTLFFNSILGKFKISEGGYYVKNFLYDMPVLYVPQFHWVSVGTVRSMITFGNRYIPSIYYKTVVQSKLLHDILSFKKKDMRYVNDEHSLSKGQKARICLARALYHHYIHMNDLFIEHEKRKSYDRKLQRNKVNFEKDHSKLNSIHVDDGTTERIDAFNTTSNIYHTDNTNNKENNECREKHHDTDLSTNYSCNTTNGTLNNNGIYGGAQNFDCTVQTGKDKSKKENFANGEKEEEEGNGEEIPIFVDESVGTCLKEHNMSYLYLFDDVFSALDPCNAKDIFYNLFCDKKEIEHFKKNCGFLLTMNENIWNSFLIDDIISDLQYKVDVYKLGNNSLQYLGDVFDYMKKNDIKIEKDLNKVLLKDMDFLFNEKEANAKGKLIISKSNVKYKKFMVLKQFKTIYSFKIEPTNSDLGNYTRGYSTISQNYIDNELELKKVGNPVSSNLSKKNSMINNYTEILVKKETDFNKSFDKNEEIYEHEFKNVCTFLQAQLKNYYYIYDENNIDRNENEDEGRFKGNIKLDTFTWYFNKLGKSLIIVIIVFMFLSIFLDEIKNVLLFLASTLLRSGDENDAEILKQQFMYLKYFVLLPSVSLVTTLTSFMLIAHGIVSSAKKVHTEVLYSILYAPIHAFYNNNLGNIINRFITDINVLDNGIIKRFYKTCYTFFRFLFTVCLLNYLVKHTVFVFPFVMLIIYYYVFKKYSSGCKEAQRGYLCSHSPLCTIYSNTLLGKDIINIYKKNSYFLKSYEDRIYAFRNFCLFKWSLTIWASLYVQLIVLLLTSFYIVYPYLFFSLATNNNFSNGMDTVMMNADSTQNSTMLNDNMMNNSTMNSSTMNSSTMSSNMSNEKNASTIGYCITFSCSLGFIIKGLIYDYTHVEKEMCSTQRLEECSKMIKEKVFFDDKDHEVEANFSNSITTTKGSSSSSSSGGGSGGKIQVNGKKQRNSSSCSGKVNDSSVSTRELSSISPNEETTMVSYIVTEDESKKKYGIHFENVFVSYKKKIYIDRTRNMYYYADEKSCLRNINIYALKYQKIGIVGKSGAGKSTTILSILGLIPTTRGNITIEGRNIRSFSLEERKNIIGVLPQSSFFFLHWNIRTFIDPYQNFSDDDIVDAFKLIGINLTYNDLDKYIHKQKKKKKGETPAEGKKTNVINELKNKKVNTKMNMKMKMMNMIKMNIKKKNKDQNIANPDNFISLSDDCIRYLSLVRIFLNRHKYKLVLIDEMPVLNLCLDNNKLNNFFSSDIKSFEYIIKNYFKNITVLIIAHDASTLSCCDFIYVISKGEVVYKCSCTDVKTQGELAEIIQQQA